One genomic segment of bacterium BMS3Abin11 includes these proteins:
- a CDS encoding putative assembly protein yields the protein MKRLLIITLAIIIFVPLAVVTWMTLFFDANDYREQMANGFKKATGREISIAGELNTSFFPWIGIQTGAIAIANAPGFGDAPLAGIRGAKIKLKLIPLFNGEVQMETVVLEGVQANLVTLKNGKTNWDFGTTEAATGSTETEASPGDNRKVLAALAIGGIEMKNASITWDDRQSGTKLELTNMDLETGAIIFDTPIAVSFSTNFAVNGEEMTGSMQARTDLKLASDLQSLKLNNFAINVDATGTALDGGILQKSMKGDIIVDLATQLVSSDKIALNLKLSGGIAPINPMTVTLESPLKVNLASMVIELPAMHYSIPGSKGSGSVVVSNLNNPVPTVKLVIETDKFDATPWMGSAPDQSSIKSLTMEQMLFSLVSINLAYAQVKSGPVDIPVETIRQLDVDARLSIGTFILDTLQATDVKAELRAKNGIARIEPFSAQLFGGNITGMMELDATTATPKFRVTENLNGVQIAQVMKYSMGEDSKEWITGVANMSAKLRTQGPDSSVLTQALNGTVDARVKDGAFEGFSVRKMLQRANALLKRENYVDDGSPDRTKILEMSLKTKLVNGVAITDSIKVLTPLADLTGSGSANLNTQQLDYRLKLALSSGISEIDKAEFKKLEGKALPLKITGNFNDPKFKIDMSKAAKQEVKQKAEKKIRKKFGKKYGKQLDLLFGR from the coding sequence ATGAAACGCCTTTTAATCATTACCCTTGCCATTATTATCTTTGTACCACTTGCCGTCGTCACCTGGATGACGCTGTTTTTCGATGCTAATGACTACCGTGAACAAATGGCCAATGGCTTTAAAAAAGCTACCGGACGTGAGATTTCTATTGCTGGCGAGTTGAATACCAGTTTTTTTCCATGGATAGGGATACAAACAGGTGCCATTGCAATAGCCAATGCACCGGGTTTTGGTGATGCACCGCTGGCAGGGATACGGGGTGCGAAGATCAAGCTCAAGCTAATACCACTGTTTAACGGTGAGGTACAGATGGAAACCGTTGTGCTGGAAGGGGTGCAGGCCAATCTGGTTACACTGAAGAATGGCAAAACAAACTGGGATTTTGGCACAACCGAAGCTGCCACGGGCAGTACGGAAACGGAAGCTTCGCCAGGCGATAACAGAAAAGTCCTGGCGGCGCTTGCAATTGGCGGTATTGAGATGAAGAATGCCAGCATCACCTGGGACGACCGCCAGAGTGGAACAAAGCTTGAACTAACGAATATGGACCTGGAAACCGGCGCGATAATCTTTGATACCCCTATCGCGGTGTCTTTTAGCACTAATTTTGCCGTGAATGGAGAGGAAATGACGGGAAGCATGCAGGCCCGTACGGATCTAAAGCTTGCCAGTGACTTGCAGAGCTTGAAACTGAATAATTTCGCCATCAATGTAGACGCGACAGGTACAGCACTTGATGGCGGCATACTGCAAAAAAGCATGAAGGGCGATATTATTGTAGACCTTGCAACACAACTGGTCAGCAGCGACAAAATTGCCTTAAACCTGAAACTTTCCGGCGGTATCGCGCCCATCAATCCGATGACTGTCACCCTGGAATCACCATTGAAAGTAAACCTGGCCAGCATGGTGATCGAGCTGCCGGCCATGCATTACAGCATTCCCGGCTCGAAAGGCTCGGGTAGCGTGGTAGTTTCCAACCTCAACAACCCAGTGCCGACAGTCAAGCTAGTAATTGAAACGGATAAGTTCGATGCAACGCCGTGGATGGGGTCAGCGCCTGATCAGAGCAGCATTAAATCCCTGACTATGGAGCAGATGTTATTTTCATTAGTGAGTATTAACTTAGCTTACGCGCAAGTAAAATCAGGACCTGTTGATATTCCAGTCGAGACGATTCGTCAACTGGATGTCGATGCCAGGCTGTCTATTGGCACTTTCATCCTGGATACACTACAGGCCACCGATGTTAAGGCCGAGCTGAGGGCAAAGAATGGCATAGCCCGCATAGAGCCATTTTCAGCACAGCTGTTTGGTGGCAATATCACAGGCATGATGGAACTGGATGCAACCACCGCCACACCGAAGTTTCGCGTCACCGAAAACCTGAATGGCGTTCAGATTGCGCAGGTAATGAAATACTCCATGGGTGAAGATTCGAAAGAGTGGATTACAGGCGTCGCAAACATGAGCGCTAAGCTCCGCACTCAGGGGCCGGATAGCAGTGTCCTGACACAGGCGCTCAACGGCACGGTTGACGCCAGGGTAAAAGATGGCGCTTTCGAAGGCTTCAGCGTACGAAAAATGCTGCAGAGGGCGAATGCACTGTTGAAGAGAGAGAACTATGTCGATGACGGTAGCCCGGATCGTACAAAAATTCTTGAGATGAGTTTGAAAACAAAACTGGTCAACGGTGTCGCAATTACAGATAGCATCAAGGTACTAACCCCGCTGGCAGATCTCACCGGTAGCGGTTCGGCCAATCTAAATACCCAACAACTGGACTACCGTCTGAAACTGGCGCTGTCATCCGGGATCTCTGAGATTGATAAGGCGGAGTTTAAAAAACTTGAGGGCAAGGCCCTGCCGCTGAAGATTACTGGAAATTTCAATGACCCAAAATTCAAAATTGACATGAGCAAAGCCGCTAAACAGGAAGTGAAACAGAAGGCTGAAAAGAAAATACGTAAGAAGTTTGGAAAGAAATATGGAAAACAGTTGGATCTTCTTTTTGGGAGATAG